The DNA window TCGGCGCGGGCAGCCAGTTGGCTTCCTTTTCTTTTCCCGGACTCTCGTTTTGGAAATAGAGGTCGAGAGAGCCGTCGGCGTTGGTCTTGAACGGCATCCAGCTGCTGACTGCGAACCGGTTGAGCACGTTTGCCACCTGGAAACCTTCGGCATCGTAAAGCGTGATCGACCAGAAGGCATTCACCGGCGGCGTGGCACCCCTCTCGAAGTGCAGCGTGTATTTGTTCGCGCCGTCGAGCGGTTTGCCGGTGTCGTCGAAGAGGTTCAGTGGATAGATGGCATCCTCCGGCAGATTGGCGCCGAGTCCGAACTGCGTGACCATGGCGCGCTTCAGATAGTAATTGCCGTAGACGCCCATGGTATCGGTGTTCATCGACCATCCGTTCACGACTCGGGCGAGCGTGGGCATTTTCCACTTCATGAGCTGCTGCGCGGCCTCGGGGACGCTTTCCAGCGCCTTCTTCACGGCGGGGTCGAGTTTGTCGAAGTCGAAGCTTTTGCCGGGTTCGATGCCGATGAGCTTCATCTGCGCGATGATCGGCTGATCCGTGATGTGGGGAGGGTGCAGCTTGAGCAGTTCGGCGGCGTAGGCGAAGTATTTAGCCGCCGGCATGGTGTCGACCTGAATCTTCGGCGGCGTCTTCATGTCCACGCCTGGATCGATCGTCACCGTCACCGGCTCCGGTGCCTTGCCCCAGCCCGAGAGCGGCGTGACCTTGTAGCCGGCCTGAATCTTGTGCACGGCGTCGTAATCGGCCGGGCCGTCAGTCTTGGTGCGGCCGATGATCCAAACATAGGGGGTCGGCGCGTTGATGCGCGTAAATCCCTCCGGAACGGCTCCGCTCCATCCGGGCGGGGTGAGAAGGAAAGTGCCCGCCTGGGTGCCGGTCGTCCGCCAGCCCGGCGACGCGAAGACATCCGTCCACATGTCGAGCATCGGCAGCAGGTAATACCGCCCATCCGTATCCGGCACGGAGACGATTTGTGGCTCCCTGGTGAGATCCAGCCATGCGATGGAGTAGAGCGTGTCGAAGTTGATCCGCACGACCACCTTCAAATCAGCGGGGGGAAACGCCGGGACGTTCACGAACATGTTCATAGGGCCTTTGCCGAGTTCCTTCCCGGCCTCGATGTTCGTTGACTGCTTCCGGGTGATGTCCATGGAGATGAGCGGGTAGAAATATAGGTAGGCATCGACGCCGATGGCGTGCGCGGCCTCCTCGGTGATCAACGGCGAAGCGCTCTGCGCCATCGCCGATACTGTAAGTGCGGGGCCGGCAAGAAGTCCCAAAATGAGTGCAATCGTTCTTCTGTTCATATTGCCCTCCTGCCACAAACGTTCTGCCGCGTCGTCGCCGACGCGGCATGTTCGGTGCATCGCAGAATCGTCAGTACACCCTGCGGCGAACAACGACGGCACGCCGTGGCGCGACAACAACCGCGCGTCTGGCGACCACAGCGCCGCCTGCGCCAACGCAGCCTGCGCGATAGACGCCGCGAGCGCACACAACGGCGCTTGCTCCCACCGTGCTCAATGCGACGAAGCTGCCTGCCAGAAGTAGAGTGACAATCAGATGTGCTTTCATGACGGTTCTCCTTGGGTTGAAGTCCTGCTTCGGTCAATCGCAATTCCGAGTCGTTTGGCAACCACGTGCTGCGTCGCTTAGGCCGCGGAGACAATTGCCGGTTTCTTCGCCAACATCGCTCGTCGATCGTGAATCAGGCTCTCCAGCCGGTGGGCTGCCACGTTCAACGTGGCGTCATCCACCGCGCTTTCGTCCCCGCTTGCGGATTTCATGCGTTGCGTTTTGAGAATGTCGTCGATTTCCTCTTCGATATCCGAAAGCTCAGCCTCGGTGCCGGCCTTCCGGATCCGGCGTCCCAAGGCATAAAGAGAATCAAGCGGGCCTTGTCCGGTGGCGGGCCCGCCCAGGCCAAGAAATTTCCAGGCGGCGGCAAGTACGGTCGCCGCGCCACCCAGCGCCATTGGCGTCAGGTAAATCCAGTTGCCGTATTCATCCATGAAGCTCTGCTGGGTGCCGTTGTAGAAGGCGGCAGCTCCGGGGTGCAGCGGAAGGTAGGCATCCGCGTCGGTGCTGGGTGCGGTTATCTGGGCAAAAAGCGGCTGCTCGGCCAAAAGCTCCCTGCGCACGCGCATGATCGTCTGCGTGAGGCTGGTTATCAAATCAGTGCCGAGCTTCCCGTTCGCAACCAGATATAACGTAGCCCTCAAGGTCGTCAGGTCATCTTCCGGAATCGGCGGCGATCCTCGCAGCGTGCCCTTGGGCACGTCGAAGCTTTCATAAGCGCGTTCGGCTTGTGCGATCGCCCCGGCAGATTCGATCGGGATCAGTACCGGCAAGGCTTTGGAGCCCTGCGCAAATACGTCCCGTACCAGCGACAGATATTTTTCAGTCAGAGGGATCACAACAAGCAGCGCATTCACCTCCTTGGATTGAACAGCGCGCCGCGCATCCGGCAAAGCGATATCCTTGAACACCTTGGCGCGATCGAGCCCATATTCCTTGCTCAGGACGTCGACAATCCTGGTATTGGCGTCCCCGCCAAGCACACCCACGCGACGGCCTTTCAGTTTGTCGATACTGTCGATGCTCGAACCCGGCGGCGCGACGAGGAGCACGGCCATATGGCTGACAACGACGACGGCTCGCGCTTGCGACAGGTCACCGACATCGCCGCGAACCACCGCGAGATCCACTTTGCCTGCCGAAAACGCATTGGCCGCTTCAAGCACCGTGCCGCTGTCGATAACCTTGAGCCGCACCGGCGCGTTCGTCGCTACGAGCTGGCTCGCGATTGCCGACATGGCCTTGGCAGCTTCGCCGTCGATCGACCCCACCGCCACGCTCAGCGTTGCCGGGCGCGTATAGTACCGATAGGCAAGAAGGCCTGCGCCGAACACAAGGCCAACGACTCCGAGAAGCAGCACGAAACGAAGCCAGAGCGGCAAATTTGGCGATACCATGCCCGTTACTCCTGACGCGGCGATTGATTGCCGCTACTGAATGCGCCTGATCAAGCGCTACGTGGCGGCAAGGCCTGCCGGTACCACACGCGGCAGGATGATCTGGATTTTCGTCCCCTCGCCGGGTTTGCTATCGAGGTTGAGCCGCCCACCCAGACAATTCGTGACGATGCTGTAGACGACATGCAGGCCGAGGCCTGTGCTGCCTTGATCGCGGCGCGTCGTGAAAAACGGATCGAACGCTTTGCGCAGGACACCACGACTCATGCCGCAGCCATCGTCGGAAAAAAGAATTTCGACATGGTCACTTCCGGACGCCAGCACCTTGATGCTGACGGTACCTTCCTTGTCGTCGGGAAACGCGTGCGCGACCGCATTGAGGAAGAGGTTGGTCAGCACCTGCCCGTACGGTCCCGGATAGCTGTTCATCGTCAGATCGGGTTGGCACTCGACGTTGAGGGTGAGATTTTGCTTTCCCAGGCCCGGCCGCAAACTCGTGGCGACCTGCTCGGTCAGCTCGCCGAGATCGAAGATGCGTGGATTCGAGACGTTTCGGTCGGCCGCCACTTGCTTGAACGACTGGATCAGCTCGGCCGCGCGCGTGAGATTGGCGACCAGTTGCGCTGACGCCTGACGGCTGCTCTCAATGAAATCGTTCAGACTTGATCGCCCAAGATTGCCTTGCGCGACTTTCGCCGCGAACGTGGCCGTCTTGCGTTCCAGCGCGGAGGCTACCGTCAGGCTGGTGCCCACGGGATTATTGACCTCGTGCGCAATACCCGCCACCAGCCGCCCGAGGGCTGCGAGTTTTTCCGCTTCGATCAGGGAGTTTTGGGTCTCCCGCAGATTTTGCAACGCTGCTTCGGCCGCATCCCTGGCGTGGCGGGTCTCCTGTTCGCTGGCCTGCAGCGCCGCTTCCGCGCGCTTGCGCTCGGTGATCTCCTCCGCAGCGACGTTGATGCCGACGATTTCGCCGCTTGGGCTGCGCAGCGGATGCCAGTAGGTGATCCAAAACCGTTCGCCGATTTGGTCGGCGCGCTGGCCGGCGACCTCGATGCCCGTCACCGGCTCGCCGGTATCCATGATCGAGCGGACGATGTCTTCGACCGCCTCGGCCAGAGCCGGTACGCAGTCCCTGACCGAGCGCCCCAGATGATCCTCGACGGAGATGCCGCATATCTCGGTAAGGCGCTGGTTGATCTGCAGATAACGGCAGTCCGGAGAGAGGCAGGCGAGACCGATCGGCGCCGTGTCGTAGATCAGTTGCAGGGCAGGTTGCTGAGGAAACAGCACGACGGACGATGATTTCACCGCCGCGGCACCACGATCGAGATGCTTTGACATCGAATGCCTCCCTAGCGAACAACGGACTGTCTGGAAGAGCGGATGCGGCCTCAATGCGTCGATTGGTTGCAGCCGCCGCTGCGCGGCTGGCTTTCTTCGTCATGTCCTTTCATGGCCGTGTCGTTCGGGCCATTTGGCGTTTCATTTTCCTTCGAACGCGAATATGCGCTTCCGGTCAACCGGTGCTTCCTCAGGGTAAGGCCTGTCCGATTCCAAGCGGAATGTGCCGCCGGGAACGACGAGCATGTCGGTATGCTGCTGGGGTCGGGCCGATGATGAGTCCGTGTCAACAAGGCTCATGAGAACCTCAATCGCGTGGGGATTGCGCACTTCCGGCTTATCGAATTGTGCATCGGGCACGATGCGGGAGCAAGCACAATCATCACCGCCATCGCGCGAGGCGGATCGAGGCACGATTTCAAGGGCGACTTCTGCTGTCTTCAAAACCTGGGTCATTTAGCGCAAGCGCGATGTCCGCCTTACTTCGTTCGGCTGACAACGCGTCGCGCAATCGACGGGCTTTCGCGATCCGGAGCGGATGCGCCGCGCCTTCATCCGCGCCTTCATCCGCTCTTTGGCGAGCCGCAGCGCAAGGCTGACCGTTGCTAGCGCTGCAGTTCCTGTCCAAACACGATCCGATGACCATCCGGGGTCGTTACGACGATCTCCCGCATCCCATATGTCCTGTCGGTTGGCGTCGTACATGCAGCTCCGCGCGCCATCAACTCGGCGTACAGCGCATCGACGTTGTCGACACTCAGATAGCCGAACCAGTTATGAGATCCGAGTTCGGAGGCTGGCATGTCGCGAGGACAGTGCCCCAACATGATGCGCACTCCAGTACGCTCGACCAACCGCCAGTCCGACGCTTCCTCCCAAAGAACGCGAACTCCCAGGACATCGCGGAAGTAGTCAGCACTACGCCTGGCGTCCGGAACCGCGAGCACAAAGGCCCATGGGGCAATGGTTGGCATGTGAGTTCCTCGTTGTACGTGGGGAGTCAGCCGAACGGCTTTCACCATTACCCCCGGAACGCGGGTGGGACAGGAAAGTTTCGGAAGCGGCTTGGCTTTTGAGACCTGGCTTTTTAGGATTCGGCCCTTTAGGACTTGGCCTTTGAAATACGTCCATCGTGATCGACGATAGACAGCGCCCACCGCTTCCTATTCTCGTTCTTCCCGTCGCCAGGACAGCTAAGACCCGGCTTTCATCTCCAATAGTCCCAGCCGGCGTCCAAGCCATTGTGTTGTCGGCGCCTGGATCAGGATCGTCATCAGGATGGCGATGAAGGTGACCGAGGCGATCATCTGCGCGCCGGGCGCCTTGATGCCGAGCAACAACCCGGCCAGCGCCGCTGGAATCACGCCGGTCTCGCGGGTCCAGCACATGAACAGCATTTCGGCAAAGCTCCAGCGCGCGCGGCGATCCGGGAGCGCGCACAGGAAAACCGTCGCTGGCCGCGCCACCAGCATCAGCACGGCGACGACGGCGATGCCGCCGAGCCAGTATTGGCCCATCAACGCGAAATCGACCTGCGCGCCGAGCAGGATGAAAATGAACAGACGCATGATGAATGCGGTGGTCAATACGAACTCGTCGAGCTTTTGCGCGCCGCCGGCCTCCATCTGAAAGCCGAACTCTTCCTTGTTGCCGAGCACGATGCCGAACACGAACACCGCCATGAAGCCGCTGGCCTGCAGGCCGCTGGCCGCGAAATAGGCGCCGATCACGGCGACCAGCGTGACCACGGGCGCATATTCCGCGAGGAAGGCCCATCGCTCATGCGCGATCAGGAAGGCGGCTGCGTATCCCAGCGCGACGCCGGCGACGATGCCGATGACGGATTGCCTGAGCAGGTCGAACGCCGCGTTCGTCAGCGAGAATTCGCCGGTCCCCGTCGCCACCGCCAGCACGCCGAAGGTGACGATCGCAGCCATGGCGTCGTTGAAAGCGGACTCGCTCATGACGGTTTGCGCCACCCGGTCGCGAATATGAATCTGGCGGAAGATCGGCACCAGCGTCGCCGGATCGGTCGAGGCCAGCGTCGCGCCCAGCAGCAGCGCCACGAGGGTTGGGATACCGAGGATGTAGTGGGCGGCGAGGCCGGTAATCCCCGCGGTAATCAGCACGCCGACGGTGGCGATGACGACGATGGTGATCCAGACCTGCTTCAGGACATGAAAGCGCAGCGAAGCGCCGCCATCGAACAGAATATAGCTGGCGCCGAACAAAAGGATGATCTGGTTCAGCGCCGAACCCGCCTGGATGTCGATCAGTCGCAGCGCCTGCGGGCCGATCGCGATCCCGACCACGAGAAATACCGCGACGTCGGGAATCCTGATCTTCTGCGCCAGCAGCGCGGCGACGGTGCCGACAGCGAGAATGAGCCCGCACGACAGCAGCGTGTGCCTGGCGATTTCGAGGGAGGCAGAGGCTTCCAATGGGTTTCTCTCTGGTGGTTATTCCGTGGCCTGCCGGGTCGAGACGCGCGCAAGCGCGCTCCTCACCCCCGAAGACCTCATCCCGAGGAGCGGCGTCTTCGCCGCGTCAGAACGGCGCGTTTGATCTAAACGGATTTGCCCGCGCCTTTCAAAACATCTCGAAACTGACAATGCCGCTTCACTGAGGCGCGTCCGGCGCAGGTTTTTCGATCACCTCTGCCAGGCATCGATTGATGTAGGCAGGCCAATCTCTCGGCAGGACCTTCGCAACATCGGCCTTTTGACGGCATTCGCGCTGCTCGGTTTGCCTGGCGCGGCGTTTTTCGGAGACCAGCGGGGATTGCCTGAGCCTCCGCACTTTAATCGGTGAACCATCGGAATCGAACTGCAGTTCGTATTTTTTGCCGTTCTTATCCGTCGCACTGCAGGAAATACTGGAAATTTGTTTCGTCGAGACGTTTCCAAACTGCCGGCATAGTCCGGTCGCCAATTCGGCTGATGGTACCGGCAGGCCATCGACCTTCGGCCTGTTCTTGGAGTTCAGCAGCATCTGGTCAATCTGCAGTTCGTACAGATCATCCTGTTCCCTCCGGCTGTTTTCACCCGAGAACGAGATGACGTGGCTATCGTCAGAGGGGTCGTCGAGCGCAATCGTAAAATTGGCCCGGCCTTGCTCGCTGTGAAAAAATGCAACGGCCCGGCACGCGAAATCGCGTCCCGCGATTCTAAGCGTGCTGCACTTGCCCGACATCAACACGAATATATCGGTGTCCGGTTCCTGTCGTTTGATCTCGGCAACGGACGGAGTTGCCAACAAAATAATGGCAACGGTGAAAACCTGTCGGCAGAGTCGCATCGTAATGCTCGGTGAATTAGACATAAGATCGAACAGCCCGTGTCATATCAATCGGGTCGCAAGTTACATGAAATTTGCAGGTGTGCTAGGCGGAACCCGCGGAAATTGCGTTCGCGTCCGTCAGCGCGCAATCGATGCTGTCACGTTCTAATTCAGCGCCTTCAGCCAGGCGCCGATTTCGCTCGCCGCTACGTTGGCCTGCTGCAGCAATTTGCCCATGGTGAAGAAGCCGTGGAATTGGCCGGGAAAAGTCCGGTGCGTCACGGCAACCCCGGCTTCCTTCAGTCGGCCCGCGTATTCGTCGCCTTCGTCGCGCAGGGGATCGGCGCCCGCGGTCAGCACGTAAGCCGGCGGCAGCCCGATCAGGGTGTTGGCGCGTGCCGGCGATGCCCGCCAGTCACCGGCGTCGGCGGCGTCGTTGAGATAGTGGTCGCGAAACCATTTGACCACGGAATGCGTGAGCAGGAGGCTGGTCTCGGGCTCGCTGTGCGAGGGATGCGTCATCGCGAAATCGGTGGCCGGATAGATCAGCACCTGTCCTGCGATGGCGGGGCCGTTGCCGTCGCGCGCCGAGATCGCAACCACCGCGGCGAGGTTGCCGCCGGCGCTGTCGCCGCCGACCGTCAGCCGCGACGCATCGACGCCGAGTTGCCGCGCATGGTCGGCGATCCATTTGGTGGCGGCGATGGCGTCATCGACGGCGGCGGGAAATTTGTGCTCCGGCGCGAGCCGGTAGTCGACGGCGATGACGATGAGCTGACCTTCGTCGGCCAGCTTTCGGCACACCACGTCGTGGGAGTCGAGATCTCCGATCACCCAGCCGCCGCCGTGAAAGAATACCAGGCACGGCGCGAGATCGTTGGCCTTCCTGAGTTTTAGGGGCGTGTAGATGCGCGCGGGAATGGATCCCGCAGGCGAGGGGATCGCGAGCGGCCGCACCGAGTCGAGCGCGGGCGGCTCGGGATTGGTGACGACCCGGCCCTTCAGATAGAGCTCGCGCGCTTCGGCAGGTGAAACCGTTTCGTAAGGCGGCCGGCCGGATTCCTGAAACGCCTTGAAGACGGCGGCGGCGTCGGGATCGAGGGTGACGGGCATGGGGAGGGACCTGTTGATCTTGAATCCTGTCATTCCGGGTCTGGTCCTTCGGACCATCCCGGAATGACAATCGTTTTAGCTCGCCCCGAGCGCACAGCGCGCTTGCGCCGGGAGTGACGATCTCTACCCCGCGATCCGGCCGCCGTCGACGGTGTAGGCGGAGCCCGAGACATAGCTGGCTTCGTCGGAGCCGAGGAACGCCACGATCGAGGCGACTTCGGAAGCCTGTCCGAGCCGGCGCGCCGGAATCCGCTCCACGATGCGTTCATTGGGAACCGGTGTGTTGCCGGGATTGCGGCCTTCGACGATCGCGCTCAGCATGCGGCTGTCGATCAGGCCGGGACAGACGCAGTTCACGCGCACGCCGGTCGTGCTGCATTCCACCGCGGCGGTTTTGGTGAGCCCGATCACCGCATGCTTGCTGGCGGTATAGACCGCGATGTCCGGGGAGCCGATCAGGCCGGCGATCGAGGCGGTATTGATGATGCTGCCTTTGTTCTGCTTGAGCATGACCGGCAGCACATGCTTCATTCCCAGGAATACGCCGACCACATTGACGTCGAGCACCCGGCGGAACGTCTCAAGCGAATATTTTGTGATCGGCGCGATATCGCCCTCGATGCCGGCATTGTTGTGAAAGACGTCGATGGTACCGAACTTGTCGACGGCGGCGCGGACATAGTCTGCAACCTCGTCCTCGCTGGTGACATCGGCGGACACGGCCAGCGCCTGCGCCGAGGCCGGCAAATCCCCGATCGCGTTCTGCAGCTCCTGCTCGCTGCGGTCGACCGCGACGATGCGCGCGCCGCGCTCGGCCAACAGGTGCATGGTCGCGCGTCCGATGACACCGGCAGCCCCGGTGACGACGGCGGCCTTGCCGTCCAGACGGATTCGATCGGGCATGGGTGGGATTCCTCTGGGCTCGTCCGGTTGTCCCGGATTTCTGGTGGTCCGGCGCCGGACGCGCGAACGTCGATCAGGCGGACTATTTCACTTGCGCCTTGGGCTGGCCAGTGGCGCAAGGCGCCGGTACCCGCCCTTTCCCCGCCGTATGCGGAGTGCTAGGTAGATTCCTTTGTTATTTCAATAACTTATAGAAGTTGTGATTTGATCCGTACCAGATTGCGTACCAGTTACTCAGGTTGCTGATCCTGAGGCGGGTTCGACCCAGCATCCTTAGCCTGAACACAGATCATAGTGATTACTGGTCTGATGCGCTGGTTAGGATTTAGAACGGGGTATGTCGCGCTCATTGCAAAGTTTTGACAGTTAGTCAGTGATGTATAGTTTCCGATGTGCTTTATGACTGGATCGTACCCGTTTGCACCAGTAACTATCAGAAGAAGCCAAAAGACCATTTGCAGCCTCCGATATTCAATTGTGGTAGGTAGTCGCCAGGGCATCCAGGGTATCCAAGCATATCCGACTTCCGTCCCGGTTATTACAGTTTTGATACCTCCAACAGTTCAGTGAACGTCTCTGGAGTCTCGTGCCGGTAGGTCTTGCGGATCGTCTCGACCGAGACACCGCAATAGAGGCTCACGGTTTCAATGTCGACCTTCTTCCCTGTCCGTCGATCTGGCGTCAGATACCAGGTGATCGCTGTATGCCGCAGCGTGTGACGCAAGACCTTGCGTTCCTTTTCCTCAGTTGCGAGGCCGGCCCGCTCAACGACAGTTTCCCAACCATCGTGGATGCGGCGGACGCGCTTGCCCATGAACTCGATCACCGAGTGGTTCGAAACCCCGACCCGCGCCCATCGCCGCATGTGTGCCAGCAACCGGGGTGGCAGGGGGATGGTAGGCTGCCGCTTGCTAGTAGCCTCCTTGTTGTCAGGCTTCCGCTTGAAGATGCCACGCTCGAGGTCGACGTAACCACGATCGATCGCCGGAACGAGTGACGCGTTGCAGATGTCGCCATTGCGACTGCCGGTGTAGATGCCGATCAGGATATAGCGGGCGATGTGGCGCAACGTGTGTCGACCCTTGCTGGTGGACAGCTTGGTCTTCTTGCGCTCACGCCAGGCGGCCCACAACATTGCCGCCGCCTCATCACGGGTCAGGTATCGAATGCGAGA is part of the Bradyrhizobium erythrophlei genome and encodes:
- a CDS encoding alpha/beta hydrolase — encoded protein: MPVTLDPDAAAVFKAFQESGRPPYETVSPAEARELYLKGRVVTNPEPPALDSVRPLAIPSPAGSIPARIYTPLKLRKANDLAPCLVFFHGGGWVIGDLDSHDVVCRKLADEGQLIVIAVDYRLAPEHKFPAAVDDAIAATKWIADHARQLGVDASRLTVGGDSAGGNLAAVVAISARDGNGPAIAGQVLIYPATDFAMTHPSHSEPETSLLLTHSVVKWFRDHYLNDAADAGDWRASPARANTLIGLPPAYVLTAGADPLRDEGDEYAGRLKEAGVAVTHRTFPGQFHGFFTMGKLLQQANVAASEIGAWLKALN
- a CDS encoding VOC family protein, which codes for MPTIAPWAFVLAVPDARRSADYFRDVLGVRVLWEEASDWRLVERTGVRIMLGHCPRDMPASELGSHNWFGYLSVDNVDALYAELMARGAACTTPTDRTYGMREIVVTTPDGHRIVFGQELQR
- a CDS encoding SDR family NAD(P)-dependent oxidoreductase produces the protein MPDRIRLDGKAAVVTGAAGVIGRATMHLLAERGARIVAVDRSEQELQNAIGDLPASAQALAVSADVTSEDEVADYVRAAVDKFGTIDVFHNNAGIEGDIAPITKYSLETFRRVLDVNVVGVFLGMKHVLPVMLKQNKGSIINTASIAGLIGSPDIAVYTASKHAVIGLTKTAAVECSTTGVRVNCVCPGLIDSRMLSAIVEGRNPGNTPVPNERIVERIPARRLGQASEVASIVAFLGSDEASYVSGSAYTVDGGRIAG
- a CDS encoding DUF1254 domain-containing protein, whose product is MNRRTIALILGLLAGPALTVSAMAQSASPLITEEAAHAIGVDAYLYFYPLISMDITRKQSTNIEAGKELGKGPMNMFVNVPAFPPADLKVVVRINFDTLYSIAWLDLTREPQIVSVPDTDGRYYLLPMLDMWTDVFASPGWRTTGTQAGTFLLTPPGWSGAVPEGFTRINAPTPYVWIIGRTKTDGPADYDAVHKIQAGYKVTPLSGWGKAPEPVTVTIDPGVDMKTPPKIQVDTMPAAKYFAYAAELLKLHPPHITDQPIIAQMKLIGIEPGKSFDFDKLDPAVKKALESVPEAAQQLMKWKMPTLARVVNGWSMNTDTMGVYGNYYLKRAMVTQFGLGANLPEDAIYPLNLFDDTGKPLDGANKYTLHFERGATPPVNAFWSITLYDAEGFQVANVLNRFAVSSWMPFKTNADGSLDLYFQNESPGKEKEANWLPAPKGAFNLTMRLYGPKSEALTGRWSPPPVTKVQGPPSLTAQ
- a CDS encoding cation:proton antiporter; translated protein: MEASASLEIARHTLLSCGLILAVGTVAALLAQKIRIPDVAVFLVVGIAIGPQALRLIDIQAGSALNQIILLFGASYILFDGGASLRFHVLKQVWITIVVIATVGVLITAGITGLAAHYILGIPTLVALLLGATLASTDPATLVPIFRQIHIRDRVAQTVMSESAFNDAMAAIVTFGVLAVATGTGEFSLTNAAFDLLRQSVIGIVAGVALGYAAAFLIAHERWAFLAEYAPVVTLVAVIGAYFAASGLQASGFMAVFVFGIVLGNKEEFGFQMEAGGAQKLDEFVLTTAFIMRLFIFILLGAQVDFALMGQYWLGGIAVVAVLMLVARPATVFLCALPDRRARWSFAEMLFMCWTRETGVIPAALAGLLLGIKAPGAQMIASVTFIAILMTILIQAPTTQWLGRRLGLLEMKAGS
- a CDS encoding TAXI family TRAP transporter solute-binding subunit → MVSPNLPLWLRFVLLLGVVGLVFGAGLLAYRYYTRPATLSVAVGSIDGEAAKAMSAIASQLVATNAPVRLKVIDSGTVLEAANAFSAGKVDLAVVRGDVGDLSQARAVVVVSHMAVLLVAPPGSSIDSIDKLKGRRVGVLGGDANTRIVDVLSKEYGLDRAKVFKDIALPDARRAVQSKEVNALLVVIPLTEKYLSLVRDVFAQGSKALPVLIPIESAGAIAQAERAYESFDVPKGTLRGSPPIPEDDLTTLRATLYLVANGKLGTDLITSLTQTIMRVRRELLAEQPLFAQITAPSTDADAYLPLHPGAAAFYNGTQQSFMDEYGNWIYLTPMALGGAATVLAAAWKFLGLGGPATGQGPLDSLYALGRRIRKAGTEAELSDIEEEIDDILKTQRMKSASGDESAVDDATLNVAAHRLESLIHDRRAMLAKKPAIVSAA